caaaaaaacaaatcatatatggTTAAAATCAAgctatctacaaaatatctacaaaatatctacattATGTTGTTTATGAATTTGATTCAATAAATAATCAGATATTACTCTAAGTTTGTGCGACAATGTTCTGTTGTCATCCAACTCTTTGTTGAATTTGTATCCAAGGTATGTGAATGTACCCTTTGctttcaataatttttctttcaTCCAACGTTCAAGAAGGGTCCTCATATACTCTAATAGTTCTACTATCGGCAACTCTCTTGCATATTTTGTTACTGCATTCAACGACTCTGCAATGTTTGATGTCATAGTCCAAGTTTTGTTTACCGTAGCATGTAATCGAGACCATCTATGATAGCCAATATAGTATAAGTATGCTTTAACATGGGGGTCAATCTTCTCAATCTTTGAcatcctttcattaaattcatcaagtGTGTATGACCGTGCCGTGACAAAGTATAATTCACTTAACTTAAGATGTCCCTTCTTGAACTTTGCCCgtatatttgtccaaatatgccacatgcaagaATAATGTGGCATGCCAGGATAAACAATAGATGTTGCCTTCAAGATACTCTCATTCTGATCCAAAACAACACACATATTTGGTCTTTCACCATACGCGAgcttgaattgctca
Above is a window of Nicotiana tabacum cultivar K326 chromosome 8, ASM71507v2, whole genome shotgun sequence DNA encoding:
- the LOC107805593 gene encoding uncharacterized protein LOC107805593, coding for MDAAGTILPLAYAVVDSENDASWKWFFEQFKLAYGERPNMCVVLDQNESILKATSIVYPGMPHYSCMWHIWTNIRAKFKKGHLKLSELYFVTARSYTLDEFNERMSKIEKIDPHVKAYLYYIGYHRWSRLHATVNKTWTMTSNIAESLNAVTKYARELPIVELLEYMRTLLERWMKEKLLKAKGTFTYLGYKFNKELDDNRTLSHKLRVRASTDYIHMVIDGVRLYIVCLENNKCSCVQFQLDELPCPHALAALRQRDESFEEYCSPYYTRANLLRTYKIPVNPLPDESKWNVPQHITEEVVNPPKGGKRQPGRPQKERYKTYDEINSKKYKVSCGNCGGEGITKDLTRIHPK